The Chloroflexota bacterium sequence TCGAGGGCTAGGCCGCGTTCGCTTGCGCCCAGCGTACGTATCGGCCAAGTTGGAGGCCTCCCGCGCCAAGGGAAGCGGCGTCCTCCTTCCGGCTGAGCACGAGCCAGCCCCGGGTTGCGCGCTATTGCGGTCGCCATGGCCGGTAGGGCCGACTTACTGAGCCGATCTCTGTCGTTACGCACGCTGGGTGTAAATGGGCAGCCGAACGAGGTCGGCGCGACTCCTAGATCAGGCGGCGGTCCGAGGCCCAGCGGGTCAGCTCGTATCGGTTCGAGAGCTGGAGCTTGCGAAGCACGGCCGAGACGTGGGTTTCGACGGTCTTGACCGAGATGTGAAGCTCGGTGGCGACCTCCTTGTAGGTGTAGCCGCGCGCGATGAAGCGCAGCGTCTCGCGCTCCCGGGCGGTGAGGAGGTCGAGCTCCGGGTCGATCGGCTGGTCGGACTCGCCGGCGAACGCGTCCAGCACGAAGCCCGCCAGGCGCGGCGAGAAGACGACGTCTCCATCGTGGACGCGCTGGACCGCGGCGACGAGCTCGTCGGCCGAAATGGACTTGGTCACGTAGCCACGGGCGCCCGCCCGGATGATGCCGATCACGTCCTCCGCGGCATCCGACACCGAGAGCGCCAAGAACTGCGCCCTGGAACCCTCGGCCCGCACCCCCTCGATCACCCCGCGACCGCCTCCGGCCGGCATGTGGACGTCGAGGAGGACCACATCCGGGTCAGCATCGACGATCCCGGCCACCGCCTCCTCGACGGTCCCCGCGTCGCCCACGATCCGACAGCTGCGGCTCAGCTCCGAGCGCACCCCGGAGCGGAACAGCTCGTGGTCGTCGACGACGAAGACGGTTACGCCAGCCGCCACTCGGGTCGGCGCGGTCACGACGGCTTCCTCGGGAGCCGCATCCCGATCTCAGTCCCTGCGCCGGGCCGGCTGTCCACGAGCGCAGTCCCGCCGTGGCGCTCCATCCGCCCGATGATCGAGTCCGCAATCCCCCGCCGGTCCGCAGCGACCTCCGTCGGGTCGAAGCCGGTGCCGTGGTCGCGCACATATGCGCTGATCGCCTCATCTTCGACCTCGACGTAGACCGATACCTCCGTCGATCCCGAGTGCCGCGCGGCGTTGAGCGTGGCCTCGCCGACCGCCGAGACGAGTGCGCGGGCGTGCTCGTCGAGATCGGCCTCGCCAACCACGATCGCCTCGACCTTGACCTGCTGGTCACGCTCCACCCGGCCGGCCATGGCGTCGATCGCGTCCCGCAACTGCGCACCGGCCTGCGTTGGAGCCCGCCCGTACAGCCACGCGCGCAGCTCGCGCTCCTGGGTGCGCGCCAGAGTCACCATCTCGCGCTGCGCCGGCGAGCGCTGAATAAGGGCCAGGGTCTGCAGCACCGAGTCGTGGAGGTGCGCCGCCATCTCGGCGCGCGCCTCGGTCCGCACGCGCTGGCTGCGCTCCTCGATCAGCTCGCGGACCAGGTTCCAGGCCCACGGCCCCAGGATGAGTCCGAGCCCGCCGATCGCGACGAGCGCGGCCAGCACCATCGGCCCGGCGACATCGAGCGAGGCGTTGTAGCCCAGGAAGATGGCCATGGCGCCGACGATCAGAGAGATTCCGATGCCCAGCCGCAGGAGCGAGACGCGGCGGGTGAGCACGGCGTCAAGCGGCCAGCGTCCGCCGCGCTCATCGCCCGAGCGGGCCCACAGGATGGCGAAGCCGATGGCGGCCAGCGAGATAGGCCAGGCCAGGGTCTCGCCGAACCAGAAGCCGCTGACGAACACGAGCAGGAACACGCCGCCCAGGATCAGCGCTCCACCCAGGGCCTGGCCGAGCGTGGGCCGGACCAGCGGGCCTCGTCGAGGCGCCGTCGCGGCATCGACTGCCTCCTCGGGGGCCAGCAGCCACGCGAGCAGATACACCACGACACCGAATCCGAGCGCGAGGCTGAGCGCCACGAATGCGAAGCGCACGAAGATCGGCTCGACGCCCAGGTGGTTGCCAATGCCGGCCGCCACGCCACCGATGACGCGGTCGCTTCGGCTGCGCTCCAATCGCGCACGCGCGGCGCCGGCCAGCTCCCCCCTTCCTCGCCGGACGCCGACCTGTGCCATCCCAGCATATTCGCACACCCTTGACCTCCCCACGATCGGGGATGACCCTGAGCTGATCTCGGTCCCGCTCAGGGTTGTTTCAGGGTGCTCCCCGATGGGCAGCCGCGCGGCATGCGCCCATCCTCACGCCAATGACCGGCCAACGCTCAGAACGCACCGGCGCCCCGCCGCGCCTCCTTCGACGGCGAACGAGCGATCGGGTGCTGGGGGGCGTCGCAGGCGGACTCGGGGACTACTTCAATGTCGATCCGCTCCTGATCCGCATCGCCTTCGTGGGGCTGATGATCTTCGGCGGCGCCGGTCTCGTCCTCTATGTCGTGGGCTGGCTGCTGATCCCCGCGGACGGCGAGAACGTTTCGAACATCGAGGGCTTCTTCCGCCGCCTCGGACTCACGTCGCAGCGCCTTGCCTGGATTGCACTCGCCTTCGTCGTCTTCATCGTGGTGATCGCCGGCGCGCCGGTGGGCGGACCGCTCGACGGCTCGGGAACAGTGTTCATCGGCCCGCTGCCCGGGGTGAATCAGTGGACGCTGTGGGCGGTTGCGATCATCGTCGTGGGGATCGTGATGCTTCGACGTCGCGAGTCGCCGGCTCCGGCGCCCCCGGCGCCCCCAGCGACCCCTGCCATGACCGCCGAAGCGACGATCCCCGCGCAACCGTCCACCCCCGCGGTGACGGCGGTGAAGGCCGCGCCGCGGCCGCGCTCACCGCTCGCCCTCTACACGTATGGCGCGATCCTGCTGAGCATCGGGCTGTTGGCGCTCGCCAGCCAGATGGCCGACGTGTCAGTCTCACCTGGCCAGTTCTTCGGGACGGCGCTGGCTGTGCTGGGGATCGGCCTGGTGGTCGGCGCGTGGTGGGGGCGCGCCCGGATCCTGATTCTGGTCGCGTTCCTGCTCGCCCCGATGGCGATCGTGGCCAGCTTCATCACCGCGCCACTCGCGGGCGGGATCGGCGATCACCGGTACACGCCGGTCACGGCGGCCGAGGTGAGGGACGAGTACCGTTCGCTTGGCGGTCGGCTGATCCTCGACCTGACCGACCTGAAGACAGGCCCGCGCACCATCCACATCTCGGTGAGCGTGGCTGTGGGTCAGCTGGTCGTGATCCTGCCCGAAAATGCAACGGTCGAGCTGCGCACCCGGGTCGGGGCGGGCGACTCGGTGGTCCTCGGCTCACAGGACGTCGGCACGAGCCTTGACAGCAGCTATGTTCGCCACCATTTCAACCCGATCAGCTACATCCTGGATCTCGAAATGGGTATCGGCCAGGTGTTCGTGACCGACTCGAGGATCAACTGGTGACGCGCCATCCGGCCGATCTGCTCTCGCTCGTGGCGGGGCTCGCGGTGCTCGGCCTCGGCCTGGTGCTCCTCTCGGGTGGCGTCGGCGACATCCCGATGGAGTGGGTCGGTCCGGCGGTGGCGATCGGCCTTGGAGCTCTGATCCTCTATGCGGCGCGACCTGCGCGCGAGGCGAGCGAGGATGCGCCAGTTCCGAGCGACGAGTCATGAGCACAGAGCCCGTACTGGAGGCGCACGACCTCGCCAAGCGGTACGGACGTCGCACGTGGGCGCTGACGGGGATCGACCTCTCCATTCCGGAGGGGGGCATCACCGCGCTGGTCGGGCCGAACGCTGCGGGCAAGTCAACGCTGATCAAGACCTGGATCGGCTTCGAGCGTCCGACGCGCGGCGGCGTGAGGGTGGCCGGCATCGATCCGTGGAAGGACCGCTCCGCAGTGCTTGGGCAGGTCGGCTACGTCCCGCAGTCGCCGGCGCTGTACGACGGGCTGAGCGTCGACGACCACCTGGACCTGGCCGTTCAGCTGCGTCCCGATTTCGATCAGCACTATGCCCGGCTGCGGCTGGATCAGCTCGGCATTCCTCCCGATCAGGGGGCGAAGTCACTCTCTGGCGGCCAGCAGGCGCAGGTGGCGCTCGCCCTGGCTCTCGGCACACGTGCCAGGATCCTCCTTCTCGACGAGCCACTGGCCAGCCTCGACCCTCTGGCACGGCGCGAGTTCCTGCACGTCCTGACCGATGCGGTCCGTTCCGACGGCGCCACCGCGCTCCTCTCGAGCCACATCGTCACCGACGTGGAACAGGCGTGCGACAGGCTGGTGGTGCTGGGCGTGGGCAAGATCCTGCTGCACGACACGGTGGCAGACGCCAAGGCGACCCACTGGATGGCGACCGATGGCGCCGCAACAGGCGATGGCGAGGTGATTGGCTCGTTCGGTGGCCCCGCAGGTGAGCGCCTGACCCTGATGCGAGGATCAACCCGTTCTGAGGGAGAGAACCTTCGCCCCGCGTCGCTCGAAGAGGTCGTGCTCGGCTACCTGGCCTCGGGCCGTGGCAAGCCGGGCGAGGCGGCCGCGTGAGGCAGGGGCGCGACCGATGACGTGGGCGCGCCTCGCCTTCAGACTCCAGCGGTCGCCCATCGGCTTTGCGGCGTTCGTGTGCCTCGGGCTGGCGGGGACAGCGGCGTGGCTGACGATGAACTTGCCGTCGATGCTCGCGGAATGCGAGACGTCCGCTGCGCCGGATGGGTGCGGGGTCATCCACCTGTTCGGGTCGCCCCTCGGCGAGACAGCGATGATGACCCAGCTGGCGATCGGCGTCGCGATGTACGCCGTCCCGCTCGTGCTCGGAGTGCCGGTGCTGACGCAGGAAATCGAGCCGCGGACCGCGATGATCGCGTGGCCGCTGGCGGGTTCGCGCCTGAAGTGGCTCGCATGGCGGGCGGGGTCGGTGCTCGTCATCGGCATGGTGCCGATCGGCGTCCTGGCCTTTGCCGCCGAGGGGCTGGCGGGTGTCCACGCACCGGGCAGCGACCTCGGCTTCGCCCAGCACGGAGGGCGCGGCATCTCGCTGATGACCCGCGCCGGACTGATGCTCGTCGTGGCCGTCGCCCTTGGTGCGGTGATCGGGCGGCTGCTGCCGTCCCTGCTGATCGGCATCGCGCTGGCCGTGGGACTCTCGACCGCGGTCGGGTCCCTACCGCCGTACGGAGTCGCGCCGACTGAACTCACGCTCTCCGGAGAGAACTTTGAGGGCGGGCAGCCATTTCAGACGGGGCATGCGTACCGAGCGCCCGACGGCACGCCGATCACCAACGACGAGGCCGAGGCGATGCTGATGGCGGTATACGAGGAGTACAGTCCCAACCTGCCTCCGTCCTCGGTCCTGCCCCAGGGCGTGTTCTACGGCATCGCCGGCTCGCGGTACTTCGAGGTCCTCGCCCGCGAGTCCGCGGTGCTGGTCGGCGCGACGGTGCTGGTCGGCGGCGTCGCGGCAGCGGTCGTTCAGCGTCGGCGGCCCGAGTGAGCAGACCGATGGCCTTGGCACGGCTCGCGTTCCGCTCCGGCCGGGCGGCAAACCTGCGCCCGGCGTCCCTCGAGGAGGTGGTGCTCGGCTACCTGGCCTCGGGCCGTGCGCGCCCCGATGAGGCCGTTGCGTGCTGAGGATCGGCTCGTGGCTGGCCCTTTCGTTTCGGCTGAACCGCTGGGAGGTTCTCGCGTCGGTGGCTGGGACTGCCCTGCTCGCGGCGGCGATGCTGTGGTTCACCTGGCAGCTGCGGACGCTGGCTGCCACCGAGCCGGCGTGCCTCGACCCCACGACCTATGTCGCGGCCTGCGAGCAGTCCCCCCAGCCGTTCTACGAGCTGAGCAGCCGAGCCGAATTGCTCTCCTACCTGGGCTGGGCCGCCCCGTTCGGGATTGGCCTGGTGCTGGGCGTTCCGCTCGTCTCGCGCGAGATCGAGCAGCGAACCGCCGGCGTGGCCTGGACGTTGAGTCAATCCCGGGCGAGGTGGCTGGCGTGGCGCGTCGCGTTCGCGGCCCTCGTCATGATCGTGCTGCTCCTCGTCGTGGCGATCGCCAGCGAGGTGCTGGCCTCCGCACAGATGCCAAACAGGCACCTCGATGACGACTTCGCCTGGTACGGGCGTCGTGGCGGGCTCATCGTGGTGCGCGGGCTGGCATCGCTGGGGATCGGAGTGCTGCTGGGTGCCATGCTCGGGCGCGTCCTGCCCGCGCTCCTGGTGGCGGCCTTTGCATCGGTGCTGATCTTCACCGCCATCAGCTTCGGCATGGACCGATGGATGGAGACGGATGCCATCGTGCAGGCCTACGGCGCGGATCTCGCGGGTGGCCGGTACCTGGGCCAGCGCGTGGAGCTGCCGAGCGGTGAGTTGATCGATTACGGCGAGCTCCAGCGACGCGGCCTCTCGGCCGAGTGGTTCCAGGACGACATGATCTTTGCCCGCGAGGAAGACGTTGGCCATCCGGAGAGGATGATTGGCCGGGACCGTGGGCTGATCGTGCCGGGGCGGCTCTACCCGCAAATCGTCCTGCGTGAGTCGGCGGTCGTTGGTGCCACGGCGCTACTGCTGGGCCTCGTCAGCGCAGCGGTGGTCGCGCGTCGGAGGCCTGGATGACGCTCCGCGGCTGGCGCCTTGCCTTCAAGATGCAGCGCCTCGAGCTGCTGCTCTTCGTTGCGGCCGCGGTCCTCCTCGTAGTGGCCTCGGTGCTGATCGCCAAGGGGGCGAGCGAGGCGCGGGCCGCCTTCGACGCGTGCTACCAGGCGTCGGGGACTGACACCAACTGCGCGACCTCTCCCAGCCTGAATGACTTCTCTGGGTGGGGCGGCTTCGCCAGGATCGGCGCGTTCCTCACGCCGTTCGCCCTGGGCCTGTTCCTGGGGGTCCCGGTCGTGGCTCGCGAGATCGAGGGACGGACGGCGGGGATCGCCTGGACGCTCAGCCGATCCCGCTCTCGCTGGCTGATCCAGCGCGTCCTTCCGCTGGTGGTCGTGGTGATCGTCCTCGCGACGGCGGTCGGCATCGGCAGCGAGTTCGTGACACGGACGAACCCCTTCGCGGACCTCGCCGCCAACCCGGGCTTCGCGGATCACACTGCTAGAGGCTGGATGCTGCCGGTACGGGCGCTCGCCGTCCTGTTGCTCGGAATCGCGGTCGGTGCCATGGTGCCCCGGCAGCTGCCTGCGCTCCTGCTGGCCGGCGCCGTCACGCTGGCGCTGTTTGTGGGGCTGTCGATCGGCATGGATGCCTGGATGACCGCGGAGGCCCAGCCGATCCTCATCGACGAGAGCAGCCGATTCGGGCCGTTTGGCGAGGGGCCTCGCATCTTCGACGTGGCCTACCGGGACGATGCCACCGGCGAGGTGATCACGATGAATGACTTCTACAACCGGTACGGCGACGTCTTCGTGCCGGATGGGGGAATGCCAGAAGGATTCACGGAGGTTGCGATCGGGATTCCGGGCACCGAGTACGGCATCTGGGTCCTGCGCGAGTCCGCGGTCCTGGGTCTAGTCGCGCTGGCAAGCGGCGGGCTGGCGACGCTCGTGGTACGCCGGAGGCGCCCCTGACCGGCGACGGGTAGAGTCCCCGCATGGCGCCCGAGCCCGCCCCCAACGAGCATGCACGAGCCGTCGAGCGCACCTACTTGACCCTGACCCTGCTGAGCACGCTCGCCTCGTCGTTCATCTGGGGCATCAACACCATCTTCCTGCTCGATGCCGGACTTAACAATGCCGAGGCGTTCGCGGCCAATGCCTTCTTCACCCTGGGGATGGTCATCTTCGAGATCCCTACCGGCGTGTTTGCGGACACGCGCGGCCGCCGCTTCTCGTACCTGCTGGGCGCCGCCACGCTCCTGGTCTCAACGCTTCTCTACCTCGTGATGTGGCAGATCCACGCTCCGCTGTGGGGCTGGGCGATTGCCTCCATCCTGCTGGGCCTGGGATTCACCTTCTTCTCGGGCGCCACCGAAGCCTGGCTGGTCGACGCTCTGCACGGCACCGGATTCCAGGGCCACCTGGAACATGTCTTCGGTCGGGCGCAGACGGTGACCGGAGCGGCCATGCTGGGTGGCACGGTCGCGGGCGGGCTCGTCGCCCAGCTCACCAACCTGGGCGTTCCATACATCATCCGCGCGGCGATGTTCGGTGTGACCCTGCTGGTGGCCTGGCGCTTCATGCGGGACATCGGCTTCTCGCCGGACAGCGATGCGAGCGCGGTCACCGCCGTCCGCAACGTCCTCAGGGGGTCCATCGATGGCGGCCTGCGCAACCCGCCGGTGCGCTGGCTGATGCTGGCGGTCCCATTCACGGCCGGCACCGGCATCTACATCTTCTACGCCGCGCAGCCCTACCTGCTGGAGCTGTACGGGGACCCAACCGCCTACAGCATCGCGGGCCTGGCCGCGGCGATCTTCGCCGGGGTGCAGATCGCCGGGGGGCTCCTGGTGCCCTACGTCCGTCGGCTGTTCCGGCGCCGGACCGATGCGCTGCTGATCGGCGGCGTGCTGGGCGTCGCCTTCCTGGCGGTGCTGGGTCTCAAGCCGGGCTTCATGGTGGCCCTGGCACTTCTGGCAGCCTGGTCCCTCATCGGCGCTGTGACGAGGCCAATGCGATCGGCCTTCCTGAACGACGTCATCCCCTCCGAGCAGCGCGCCACGGTGCTGTCCTTCGACTCGCTGATGGGATCCGCGGGCGGCGTGGTGGCGCAGCCCGTGCTGGGCCGCGTCGCAGATGGCGGCGGCTACGCGGCCTCGTACCTGATCTCGGCCGGGGTGCAGCTGGTCGCGCTGCCGCTGGTCTTCCTGGCGCGCCTCGAGAAGTCACCCGCGGACCCGATCACCGACGTTGACGAGGTGATCGAGCCCACATGACGACGTAGGAGAGCGGAATCTCGGCGGGATCGGCCGGGGGTCTGAGACTGGCTGGGGCGGAAGGATTCGAACCTTCGATCTCCTGATCCAGAGTCAAGTGCCGCCCGGAGGCCCGCAGCGGCCGTCCTCAGCCAAGATTCGTGCTCAGACTCGGCCCACGCCTCGTCCTCGCATGTTCGGTTTTCCGGTGAGTCAGGTGCCCAGCCCGGAAGGGAGTCAGGTGCCCACGCGCGAAAACGGAAAGAATCAGGTGCCCACGCGCTGGCGGCTCCTGAGGGGATTGTATAGGTTGGGCGCCCCGAGGCGTGGCTGTCCCATTCGACCTTGTACTGGCTTGGCCGCACATGAGTGGGCTGCCTCTCGATATCCTTATACGCAGTCAGGTGATCACGGATGTCGCGTCCCATCGGTGAGGCAGGATTGAAGCCCGGTCGAAATCGGCGCTCGATCCTGCATTGGCGGCTAGCTGCATTCCCGAATCCCCACCTCAAGCCTCGCTACGCATCCCGCCCGGTCCGCGAGGCGCGACCGAAGCCGGCAGGCCATGGCTGGTCGTCCATCACGCAGAACTACGCCGGCCACGCCAACAGGCGTGCGGGATTCGTCACGAGCACGGCATCGAGGAGGGCCGGACCGGCAGCTGCGGTGAGGCGCGGAATGAAGCGGGTCGGAAGGTATGCCATCCCCGGGAGCCCCCCATAGGACGCGAACGAGGAGCGCCGCGCGACGTCCCCACCGAGCAGAATGCGGTCGGCAGCTCCGCCCCGCGCAACTGCAAGAAGGCACTCAATGAGGATGGAGTCTGGCCAGTACTTCGCCCGTCCCGCTCCGTCATAGCCCAGGTACACTCCCGAGGCGGCGAGCTCGAGGTGGAGCTCCGCGTCGGGGTTGCGGTCGACGTGGGCGAGCGCGAGTCGGTGGCGCGGGACGCCTTCCTCTTCGAGGAGCGCTGCGACCTCGAAGCCCGCCGTTCCCTGCTCAAGATGGCAAACGACCGGCGCGCCGGTTCGTCGGTGCGCAGCGCCCGCCGCCGCCAACACGTTGCGCTCGAACGTCGATATGTGCCAGTAGCCAATGCCGACCTTGATTACACCGGCACGCACATCGGTCGCCGGTGGCGGAGTCGACGATCGGTCATCGGCGTTCATGCCCTCCATGAGGTCACCAACGAAGCGCTCCGCCAAGTCGTCCGCGGTCATCTCGCGAAGCCAATGCCTGTCCGGGTAATGCGCCTCTTGATGCACGCCTGTGCTCGCGACGATCGTCATGCCTGACCGCGTGGCGATGTCTCGCAGGCCCTCCGGACGCCTGCCGAGGCCGATGGGGGTTAGCTCGACGAGAGCATCGATTCCCGCCGACCGGAGCGCGGTCGCTTCGTGAGTGGAGCGGGCCACGTCATCCAACTCGTCGCCACGCATCAGAGAACTACTCTGGAGGAGGTGCTCGTGGTAGTCGGTGCGCCCGAGCGATCCAGCGGGTATGTCGCCCGTCACGGTCCGGACGAATGATGGCGTCACAGGCGTTCGGCCTTTGCGATCACCGACAGCCGCCTGAGCATCGCCCTGTCGATCCGGATTCCGAAGACCTCCCCGATCACCTCGCTCCACCCATGGACGAAGTAGCGCCAGCCATCCTCCACCGCCTCGAGCTGCGCACGCTGCCTCGAAGCCTGCTCGAGGAACCGAAGCTTGCCGCGATAGTTGAGCTCCCACGCGATGCCACCCTCGGGGAACCGTGCGGCGTCGGTGAGCGGTGAGCCCGGACGGTCCTTTCCCATGCCGGTGGCGTTGATGACGAGCGATCCGCCAGGCAGCGCGGCCATGCGTCGATCGTTCTTCTCCGGGACCTCGTTGCAGACGAGCTCGACGCGATCGGCGACGCCGAGCCACTCGAAGACCGATCGGCAGGCGTCAAGCCTAGGCGCTGTCCGATTCACGAGCGCCACGCGTCGAGGGCGGTCCGCCGCGGGTCGCTCCGCAAGAAGATGGACGGCGATCGCTAGGCCGGCGCCGCCCGCCCCGAAGCACAGAACCTCTGCGCCTGACGCAAAGTGCCCGGGAGGCACGAACGCGTCGAGCGCTCGTCCGCCGGTGATCACGTCCTTCGCCTGCCCGATGAACCGTCCGTCGCGTTTCGAGATGCACGACACCTCGCCGAGAAGTCGCGCGTGCTCGTCAAGCTCGTCGAAGAGATTGCTTGCCGCGTCGAGGATGCGGACCTTGTGCGTGGTGACGAGCGCACCGCGTACGCAGGTGTCGTCGCGAAGATCGGCGATCACCGCCCGGTAGGCTGCCGGATCGGTGTCGAGCGGCAAGTCGATGGGCTCGAGCACCGTACCGGTGATGCCAAGGGCGCTGGCCCACTGCGGGAAGAGACGGTTGATCGAGCTGCGCGTCGCGGTCACGCCGACGAAGGCGAGGGTGTCGGCAGTCCGCGTCACGCCGAGGCTCCTGCGCTGACCGGATGCTCCGGAGCCTCGCCGCGCACGAGGACCCGCACGCACTCACGTGCGGCGCTCATCCCCATTCGGTCGACGGCCTGAACACTCTGCCCTGCGATATGCGGCGTGACAATGACATTCGGCGCGTCGAGGAGCGGGCTCCGGCCATGGTCTTCCGTGCTGAGGACGTCGGTCGCCAGCGCTCCGAGCCGGCCCGTGCGCAGCAGCTCCGCGACGGCGGCCTCGTCGATGAGCGCCGCGCGCGCCGTGTTCACGAGGATGGCGCCGGGTCTCATGGCCGTGAGCAGCGTGCCGTCGATGAGGGGCCTGGGCGTCGCGGGGGCGTGGAGCGTGACGATGTCGGCCACACGGACCAGCTCCGCGAGCGAAACGAGCGGGATGTCGACGTCAACCGCATATGGATCGTGCGCCACCACTCGCGACCCGAAGCCGTTGAGACGCCGGTGGACGGCCCGACCGATCCGGCCGTAGCCGACGATCCCGACCGTGCACTCGCCGAGCTCGCGCCCTACCTTGCCGGACCAATGGCCCGCCCGCACTGCACGGTCACCCTCGACGATGCCGCGCAGGGCGGCAAGTGCCAGCCCGATGGTCAAGTCGGCGACGGCCTCGGCGTTGGCACCGGGGGTGTTGGTGACGATCACGCCTCGGCGACGAGCGGCGTCGAGGTCGACGCTGTCGACGCCGACCCCGTAGCGGGCCACGATCCTCAACATCGGCGCTGCGTCGAGATGCTCTGCGCCGATCGGAGCGGTGCCGGCGATCCATCCCTCGGCGCGGGCGAGGTGCGGCAGGAGCGCGACCAACTCATGGCCCGGATCGCCGCGGACGACGTTCAGGCCCTCGGCGCGAAGCAGAGCCTCTGGATCCTTCTCGCCGCCGCCGAACGACCGCGTCGTAACGAGGACGGTCCGGTCCTTATCCACGCGGCACCTCGTCGATGACGGCACGAAGTGCCGTCGCGCGACGAGCGAGCTCCCGAGCATCGCCGGCAGCCACCGCGTCGGGCGGACACAGTGGCCCCCCCACGTTCACCGCCACGGCGCCGGCCTCGAGATACGCGGCGATGTTCGAAGCGTCGACGCCGCCCGACGGCATGAGCGGCACGTGGGGCATGGGTGCCGCCACCGCGCGCACGTAGGCGGGACCGCCGAGGGACGCAGGAAAGAGCTTGACGGGGCCGCCCGTGAGCCGATAGGCGGCCAGGAGCTCGGACGGCGTCTGACCGGCGAGGATGACCGGCACAGCGGCACCCGCAGACGCCACCTCCGGCACCAAGGCCGGGCAGACGAGGAACTGCGCGCCGGCCTCGATCGCCAGGCGAGCCGATCCAGCGTCGAGGACTGACCCCGCGCCCACGACGACGTCTCCGAGCGCTCGCGCCTGCTCGATCGCCTCCAGTGCGTTCTCTCCGGTCAGCGTGAACTCGACGAGACCGACACCGCCCTCAGCGAGAGCGCCCGCGATGACGCGACCATCAGCGTAGCGAGGCGCGCGAACGACGGCGACGATCCGGTCGGTCCGCAGCCGCGCACCGAATGGCGTCGACCAAACGTCCACGCCAGGGCCCGACCCGCGGCGGTCGACCCGTATCGGCGCACGATCTCCCCCGAGCAACGGAACCACGGTCGGCTGGAATGGGAGCGTCGGCTCGCCAGGGACCATCTCCACCGCGAAGCGCGTCCGATCGGCCCGATGCCACGCCTCGAACCACTCGAGCGGCGC is a genomic window containing:
- a CDS encoding UTRA domain-containing protein, which translates into the protein MADQARSPGRLRQIDRTAPTPLYHQLEQIIRAEIDAGLYRPGDLLPSENEICATYHVSRSVTRQTLRNLAHAGFIRTVRGRGSFVAEKKLSERFVQRASGFYDDVTRMGLEVGTRVLRQEITEVPLEVGEFLGVTHAIRIDRVRSVAGRVLAYVVTYLPRERCPGLETFDLTDRSLYAHLRSAYGLRVHSGERTVEAVPAEGEVAHHLEVAQGTPLLLLRSAGRTHDGAPLEWFEAWHRADRTRFAVEMVPGEPTLPFQPTVVPLLGGDRAPIRVDRRGSGPGVDVWSTPFGARLRTDRIVAVVRAPRYADGRVIAGALAEGGVGLVEFTLTGENALEAIEQARALGDVVVGAGSVLDAGSARLAIEAGAQFLVCPALVPEVASAGAAVPVILAGQTPSELLAAYRLTGGPVKLFPASLGGPAYVRAVAAPMPHVPLMPSGGVDASNIAAYLEAGAVAVNVGGPLCPPDAVAAGDARELARRATALRAVIDEVPRG